AAGCATCATCGATGGGGTCAGGCTTTCCAGCGCGGAGTACCGCAAGAGCGATGGGTGGGTCTATGCGCACAAGGACATGGACGCCCTCGAAGACTGCTTGCGGCGGGCTCAGCAGCGGGGGTTTCAGAAGAAGCTCGTGATCACCGACGGCGTGTTCAGCATGGACGGAGACATCGCACCGCTCCCGCAGATTGTCGAGTTGTGCGAGCGCTATGACGCGATTCTCATGGTCGACGACGCTCACGGATCGGGCGTACTCGGCGAGAAAGGCGCGGGAACGACCTCGCACTATGGGCTGTACGGGCGGGTGGACATTCAACTCGGCACTCTCTCCAAGGCGCTGGGGGTTGTGGGCGGGTACATTGCAGGTTCCGATCCGCTCAAGCGATGGCTCATCAACCGCGGCCGGCCTCACCTGTTCAGCACGGCCCACCCGCCGATGGTGCCCGCCGCGTTGATCGCCTCGCTCGAGGTCATGGAGCACGACCCCGAACCGATGCGCCGGCTGTGGGAAAACACCAACTGGTGGAAGTCTGCGTTGGCCAAAGCCGGGTTCGATACGATGGGGAGTGAAACGCCCATCACCCCCGTGTATTTCGGCGATGAAAGGGCGGCTCAAGAGGCGGAGAGGGCGCTTTTCGAAGAAGGGGTGTACGCGCTTTCCATCGTGTATCCAACGGTGCCCAAAGGCAAGGCTCGAATCCGCACGATGCCCAACGCCACCCACACGCCCGGCGACCTTGAATTCGCTTTGAGGGCTTTTCAAAGGGTCCGCGATCGAGTCGGCGTCTGAGGGGATTACTTGCGCTCTTCCGGCGACTCTTTGTATAATCCCCTTGCGAGAAAAGGCGTATCGGCCATTGGGTCGGCGGATCCTCGTTAGGGAGCCGCCGGCTTTCTCATGTTGGGGGACCGCTACCGGGAGAACCAATTATGCCGACGTTAGTGATCGTAGGGGCGCAGTGGGGCGACGAAGCCAAAGGCAAAATTGTGGACGTCTTGGCCGACGGCGCCGACGTCGTGGTTCGCTATAGCGGCGGCAACAACGCGGGGCACACGGTCATCACCGGGGGCCAAACCTTCAAGTTCCACCTAATCCCGGCAGGAATTCTCCACCCCCAAATCACGGCGGTCCTGGGCAGCGGGATGGTCGTCTGCCCCAAGAGCCTTCTCGACGAGTGGGACACCGCTCGCGCGATGCGAAGTGAGTTGGGAGCCCTGAAAATCAGCAGCGGAGCGCATGTGGTGTTTCCGTACCACAAGTCGCTGGACGTGCTTGAAGAGGCGGCCCGCGGGCACAACAAGATCGGCACGACTTCGCGAGGGATCGGCCC
The genomic region above belongs to Candidatus Nitrosymbiomonas proteolyticus and contains:
- a CDS encoding 8-amino-7-oxononanoate synthase, translated to MNTAFQSWLASNLQDLKDQHLYKQPRVLETPAGGRVRMDGKEVVNLSSNNYLGLANHPKVRQAALEAVERWGVGAGAVRWIGGEMTVHEELEQRLAKFKKVEAVLVFTSGFTANSGCIPAVTTNQDVIISDELNHASIIDGVRLSSAEYRKSDGWVYAHKDMDALEDCLRRAQQRGFQKKLVITDGVFSMDGDIAPLPQIVELCERYDAILMVDDAHGSGVLGEKGAGTTSHYGLYGRVDIQLGTLSKALGVVGGYIAGSDPLKRWLINRGRPHLFSTAHPPMVPAALIASLEVMEHDPEPMRRLWENTNWWKSALAKAGFDTMGSETPITPVYFGDERAAQEAERALFEEGVYALSIVYPTVPKGKARIRTMPNATHTPGDLEFALRAFQRVRDRVGV